Proteins from one Clostridia bacterium genomic window:
- the nadE gene encoding NAD(+) synthase — MTDSTTDNMIDNIINFIKAFFDKYCFNGAIIGISGGVDSAVAGKLVVDAIGKEKVLGVLLPERDSSPDTLQDSILVCDFLGIDYKVINITGLLRKAGVYSLKPPAFIFPKKVQKNYARNIWKSQGEDSYIKDLTTTGDKDFLVDLAYYRMKNRIRMCMLYFEAEKRGYAVVGATNKTEYRVGYYVKWGDAASDIEPILHLYKTEVYQLAEKLHIPKKIIDKKPSPDVAPGITDEFSLGISYQDIDRILMKIENGYPVCDESQQKVKKIYDILTHVKYRRVSGEHI, encoded by the coding sequence ATGACCGACAGCACGACTGATAATATGATTGACAATATAATCAATTTTATAAAAGCCTTTTTTGATAAGTATTGTTTTAATGGTGCAATAATAGGTATAAGTGGAGGTGTAGATTCTGCAGTAGCAGGTAAATTGGTAGTGGATGCCATAGGAAAAGAGAAAGTATTGGGTGTTCTTCTTCCTGAACGGGATTCTTCCCCCGACACTCTGCAAGATTCGATACTGGTATGTGATTTTTTAGGTATAGATTATAAAGTTATTAATATCACCGGATTGTTGAGGAAGGCGGGAGTTTACAGCCTAAAACCTCCTGCATTTATATTCCCTAAAAAAGTTCAGAAAAATTATGCCAGAAACATATGGAAGTCTCAAGGTGAAGACTCATATATTAAGGATTTAACTACCACCGGTGATAAGGACTTCTTGGTGGATCTGGCTTATTATAGGATGAAAAACAGGATAAGAATGTGTATGCTTTACTTTGAAGCGGAAAAAAGAGGATATGCTGTAGTAGGTGCTACAAATAAGACAGAATATAGGGTAGGATACTATGTAAAATGGGGTGATGCAGCATCTGATATAGAGCCTATACTGCATTTATATAAAACAGAAGTATATCAGCTGGCAGAAAAGCTCCACATCCCTAAAAAGATTATCGACAAAAAACCAAGTCCTGATGTAGCCCCAGGAATAACTGATGAATTTTCTCTAGGAATAAGCTATCAGGATATCGATAGGATATTGATGAAGATAGAAAATGGATATCCCGTGTGTGACGAAAGCCAGCAAAAAGTTAAAAAAATATATGATATATTGACACATGTAAAATATAGAAGGGTATCAGGGGAACATATATGA
- a CDS encoding cob(I)yrinic acid a,c-diamide adenosyltransferase, translating into MDVQPPFRAGTSLSVMISCYGCRYNIRGEVIILPMEKGYVQIYTGDGKGKTTAALGLAMRAVGNGLKVLMYQFLKGTPSGELVAAQKLYPNFEIKRIGQTDKFVWQMEQEQRLEISRRLGTVYGEILEIVASSRYDIIILDEIMGAIHAGFFNESQVCRIIENKNDKVELILTGRSVPEKVGDMADLITEMVPIKHYMDKGIRARLGIEY; encoded by the coding sequence ATGGATGTTCAGCCTCCATTCAGAGCTGGTACATCTTTATCAGTGATGATCTCATGTTATGGTTGTAGATATAATATAAGAGGTGAGGTTATAATTTTGCCTATGGAGAAGGGATATGTTCAAATTTATACAGGAGATGGTAAAGGTAAGACTACAGCTGCTTTAGGACTTGCAATGCGTGCTGTAGGGAATGGTCTTAAAGTCCTGATGTATCAGTTTTTAAAGGGTACTCCTTCAGGCGAATTGGTGGCTGCTCAAAAGTTATATCCTAATTTTGAAATAAAAAGGATAGGGCAGACAGATAAGTTTGTGTGGCAGATGGAACAAGAGCAGAGATTAGAGATAAGCAGGAGACTGGGGACTGTATATGGTGAAATATTAGAGATAGTTGCCAGCAGTCGATATGACATAATAATACTTGACGAGATAATGGGTGCCATTCACGCAGGTTTTTTTAACGAAAGCCAGGTGTGCCGAATCATTGAAAATAAAAACGATAAAGTAGAGCTGATATTGACGGGACGCAGCGTACCTGAAAAGGTTGGGGATATGGCTGATCTCATCACAGAGATGGTCCCTATCAAACATTATATGGATAAAGGAATAAGGGCAAGATTGGGGATAGAATATTAA
- a CDS encoding heavy metal translocating P-type ATPase, producing MAEDKVILKVSGMSCAACAASIEKALNATDGVNNASINFAAAVAVVEYDKDKLDVDRIINKIRDVGYDAKLKDQDILKEQDTGKSEIDKLRILLVISIVLSFPLLLGMIVGMAGKENTFLANGYFQLAVSTPVQFIIGYRFYKGAYKSLKGGSANMDVLVAMGTSAAYFYSIYNLIIGDNHYYFETSAVLITLILLGKYLEAIAKGKTSEAIQKLMQLQPDTATVVREGKQVIVPIEEVEIGDIIVVRPGERIPVDGVIVEGYSSVDESMLTGESIPVDKEKGDEVTGATVNRHGSFKFRAEKIGRDTVLASIIRMVETAQGTKAPIQRLADSISGIFVPIVVAIAVITFIIWTVFFRDFTSGLLSAVAVLVVACPCALGLATPTAIMVGTGKGAEQGILIKGGEHLERAHRVDTIVLDKTGTITKGELQVTDVIPLDGYQQIEVLSWAAAAEKVSEHPIGEAIVKSAQQKGIEIRDAEQFEAVPGYGIRAIIEGKTILVGSKRFIEGEGVDVSQVVDNVESLQAQGKTIMVIAADGDAMGVIGVQDTIRESSSKAVELLKDMDIEVYMITGDNRRTAHAIAQQTGISNVLAEVLPDNKAEQVIELKDKGRVVGMVGDGINDAPALASADTAVAIGAGADVAVETADIVLMHGDLLDLVTAIKLSRSTMRVIKQNLFWAFIYNIIGIPIAAMGRLNPMIAGAAMAFSSVSVVSNSLRLKRFKPEILDRRDKGMKQQHIFKVPDMSCQHCAKTIRESLEKISEVQDIDIDVENKVVAVTGDVSEDEVISAVKQVGYQVEMGS from the coding sequence TTGGCTGAAGACAAAGTTATACTAAAAGTCTCAGGGATGAGCTGTGCTGCTTGTGCTGCTAGCATAGAAAAGGCTTTAAATGCAACGGATGGGGTGAATAATGCGTCAATAAACTTTGCAGCAGCTGTTGCGGTTGTAGAGTATGATAAGGATAAATTGGACGTTGATAGGATAATAAACAAGATAAGGGATGTAGGATATGATGCTAAGTTAAAGGATCAGGATATTTTAAAGGAACAAGATACCGGGAAAAGCGAGATAGATAAGTTGAGAATTTTGTTGGTTATATCCATAGTTCTATCATTTCCGCTGTTGTTAGGAATGATAGTAGGGATGGCAGGTAAGGAAAATACCTTTTTAGCAAACGGTTATTTTCAATTGGCAGTTTCAACACCTGTACAATTTATCATAGGGTACCGGTTTTATAAAGGGGCTTATAAGTCGCTAAAGGGTGGAAGCGCAAATATGGATGTATTGGTGGCTATGGGTACCAGCGCAGCTTATTTTTACAGTATTTATAATCTGATTATAGGTGATAACCACTATTATTTTGAGACTTCGGCAGTGCTTATAACCCTTATATTGCTGGGTAAATACCTTGAAGCAATAGCTAAAGGTAAGACCAGCGAGGCCATACAAAAACTTATGCAGCTTCAGCCTGATACTGCAACTGTAGTCAGGGAAGGAAAGCAAGTGATAGTGCCTATAGAGGAGGTAGAAATAGGGGATATTATCGTTGTCCGACCGGGGGAAAGGATACCGGTGGATGGTGTGATAGTGGAAGGATATTCCAGTGTAGATGAATCTATGCTCACAGGTGAGAGTATACCTGTGGATAAAGAGAAAGGTGATGAGGTGACAGGTGCTACCGTTAACAGACATGGTTCCTTTAAGTTCAGAGCTGAAAAAATAGGAAGAGATACGGTACTGGCAAGTATAATAAGGATGGTGGAGACAGCCCAGGGAACTAAGGCACCTATACAGAGATTGGCGGATAGTATATCAGGCATATTTGTACCTATTGTAGTGGCGATAGCCGTCATAACTTTTATCATATGGACTGTGTTTTTTAGGGACTTTACATCTGGATTGCTCTCTGCTGTAGCTGTTCTAGTTGTGGCCTGTCCTTGCGCTTTAGGTCTTGCTACCCCAACAGCGATAATGGTGGGTACCGGAAAAGGAGCCGAGCAGGGCATTCTGATAAAAGGAGGGGAACATCTTGAGAGGGCACATAGAGTGGACACTATTGTGCTGGATAAGACAGGCACTATAACAAAAGGTGAACTTCAGGTTACAGATGTGATTCCTTTGGATGGGTACCAACAGATAGAGGTATTAAGCTGGGCGGCAGCCGCTGAAAAGGTTTCTGAACACCCTATAGGGGAGGCTATAGTTAAAAGCGCACAGCAAAAGGGGATAGAAATCCGAGATGCTGAACAATTTGAGGCGGTACCTGGTTACGGAATACGTGCCATAATAGAAGGTAAAACCATTCTAGTAGGTAGCAAAAGATTCATTGAAGGGGAAGGTGTGGATGTATCCCAAGTAGTTGATAATGTAGAATCCCTACAAGCTCAGGGTAAAACAATAATGGTGATAGCTGCAGACGGTGATGCTATGGGAGTGATTGGGGTGCAGGATACTATAAGAGAGTCTTCTAGCAAAGCGGTGGAACTGCTTAAAGATATGGATATAGAAGTATATATGATAACAGGGGACAATCGAAGAACTGCACATGCTATAGCCCAACAAACCGGCATAAGTAATGTATTAGCGGAAGTTCTTCCTGATAACAAAGCTGAACAGGTGATAGAGCTTAAGGATAAAGGTCGGGTAGTCGGTATGGTGGGGGATGGTATAAATGATGCACCGGCTCTAGCTTCTGCTGATACAGCGGTGGCCATAGGGGCAGGGGCAGATGTGGCGGTGGAAACCGCTGATATTGTATTGATGCATGGAGATCTTCTAGATCTTGTGACCGCTATAAAACTCAGCAGGTCTACCATGAGAGTTATAAAACAGAATTTGTTTTGGGCATTCATATACAATATAATCGGCATACCGATAGCGGCTATGGGAAGGCTAAATCCCATGATAGCAGGGGCTGCAATGGCCTTTAGTTCTGTCTCGGTTGTAAGTAATTCGTTGAGGTTGAAGAGATTTAAGCCGGAAATACTGGATAGGAGGGATAAAGGAATGAAACAGCAGCATATTTTTAAAGTTCCTGATATGAGTTGTCAGCACTGTGCAAAAACAATAAGAGAATCTCTTGAAAAAATAAGTGAGGTGCAAGATATAGATATAGATGTAGAAAACAAAGTCGTAGCGGTAACAGGAGATGTATCAGAGGATGAAGTGATAAGTGCTGTTAAACAGGTAGGGTATCAGGTGGAAATGGGTTCATAA
- a CDS encoding histidine kinase codes for MKDIEEKNQNNISYAFDICCHLLPLLQSDFKRKDDCRRVLAALYALTDFNAIVLRSDKKIITHFGDTNVLSSPNMSYPSIRTVLSGQINTQLELIFYKKIGQSITDDEKQLTAGIAKFIESHLKANMDNYQSMLRAKTELKTLQAQINPHFLFNALNTISSLCRTEPLKARRLILHLASYLRSTIRTSPDLVDIHKELDSISSYMEIEKARFGDNFKVEIDVDKNIRMPIPPFTIQPIVENSIKHGLVDKKDGLIKISVKKQNNFFKIIISDNGCGMPEQEIQKVLKNNQSQDKIGLSNVNNRLKEIYGIQYGLDIQSEIDKGTSVIIKIPIRKRRKADAVKSSYSG; via the coding sequence ATGAAAGATATAGAAGAAAAAAACCAAAACAACATATCCTACGCTTTTGATATATGCTGTCATCTATTGCCCCTTTTACAATCAGACTTTAAGCGAAAGGATGATTGTCGAAGAGTATTAGCGGCATTGTATGCCCTCACCGACTTCAATGCTATTGTATTGAGAAGTGATAAAAAGATAATTACACATTTCGGCGATACAAATGTTTTATCTTCTCCGAACATGAGCTATCCTTCTATCCGAACTGTATTATCCGGACAAATAAACACACAGCTGGAACTGATTTTTTATAAAAAGATAGGACAAAGCATAACTGATGATGAAAAGCAATTAACCGCCGGGATAGCAAAATTTATAGAATCACATCTGAAAGCAAATATGGACAATTATCAGTCAATGTTGAGAGCAAAAACAGAGCTCAAAACATTACAGGCGCAAATAAATCCGCATTTTTTATTTAATGCACTAAATACAATATCTTCATTATGCAGAACTGAACCTCTCAAAGCTCGCAGGTTGATTTTGCATCTTGCAAGTTATCTACGTTCGACTATAAGGACTTCTCCAGACCTGGTGGACATCCATAAGGAATTGGATAGCATCTCTAGCTATATGGAGATTGAAAAAGCAAGATTTGGGGATAATTTTAAAGTAGAAATAGATGTGGATAAGAATATAAGAATGCCTATACCTCCATTTACAATACAGCCTATAGTTGAAAACTCTATAAAGCATGGATTGGTAGACAAAAAAGATGGATTGATAAAAATATCCGTAAAAAAACAAAATAATTTTTTTAAAATTATAATATCGGATAATGGATGTGGAATGCCTGAACAAGAAATACAAAAAGTGTTGAAAAACAATCAATCGCAAGATAAGATAGGGTTGTCCAATGTTAACAACCGACTCAAGGAAATATACGGCATACAATACGGGCTTGATATACAATCTGAAATTGATAAAGGCACATCAGTCATAATCAAAATCCCTATACGTAAAAGGAGGAAAGCAGATGCCGTTAAGAGTAGTTATAGTGGATGA